The Apteryx mantelli isolate bAptMan1 chromosome Z, bAptMan1.hap1, whole genome shotgun sequence genome has a segment encoding these proteins:
- the FST gene encoding follistatin isoform X1, with the protein MLNRRIHPGMLLLLMFLCHFMDDHTVQAGNCWLRQAKNGRCQVLYKTDLSKEECCKTGRLTTSWTEEDVNDNTLFKWMIFNGGAPNCIPCKETCENVDCGPGKKCKMNKKNKPRCVCAPDCSNITWKGPVCGLDGKTYRNECALLKARCKEQPELEVQYQGKCKKTCRDVLCPGSSTCVVDQTNNAYCVTCNRICPEPTSPEQYLCGNDGITYASACHLRKATCLLGRSIGLAYEGKCIKAKSCEDIQCSAGKKCLWDFKVGRGRCALCDELCPESKSDEAVCASDNTTYPSECAMKEAACSMGVLLEVKHSGSCNSINEDPEEEEEDEDQDYSFPISSILEW; encoded by the exons ATGTTAAATCGGAGAATCCACCCGGGCATGCTCTTACTCCTGATGTTTCTGTGCCACTTCATGGACGATCACACAGTGCAGG CTGGGAATTGTTGGCTCCGGCAGGCGAAGAACGGCCGCTGCCAGGTCCTCTACAAAACTGATCTCAGCAAGGAGGAGTGCTGCAAGACGGGTCGCCTGACGACTTCGTGGACAGAAGAAGACGTCAACGACAACACGCTTTTTAAGTGGATGATTTTTAATGGGGGAGCCCCAAACTGCATCCCATGCAaag AAACATGTGAGAACGTGGACTGTGGACCTGGGAAGAAATGTAAAATGAACAAGAAGAACAAACCTCGGTGTGTTTGTGCTCCGGATTGCTCTAATATCACTTGGAAGGGCCCCGTGTGTGGCTTAGATGGGAAAACCTACAGGAACGAGTGTGCCCTTCTCAAAGCCAGATGTAAAGAACAGCCCGAACTTGAAGTCCAGTATCAGGGCAAATGCAAAA AGACCTGTAGGGATGTTTTATGTCCAGGCAGCTCCACCTGTGTGGTTGATCAAACTAATAACGCCTACTGTGTGACATGTAATCGAATTTGCCCAGAGCCTACCTCCCCTGAACAGTATCTCTGCGGGAATGACGGCATAACTTACGCTAGTGCCTGCCACCTGAGAAAAGCCACCTGCCTACTGGGCAGATCCATTGGATTAGCCTACGAAGGAAAATGCATCA AAGCAAAATCCTGTGAAGATATTCAGTGCAGTGCTGGGAAGAAATGCTTGTGGGATTTTAAGGTTGGCAGAGGTCGGTGTGCCCTCTGTGATGAGCTATGCCCTGAAAGCAAGTCAGACGAGGCAGTCTGTGCCAGCGATAACACTACTTATCCAAGCGAGTGTGCCATGAAAGAGGCAGCCTGCTCCATGGGCGTGCTTCTAGAAGTAAAGCACTCCGGATCTTGCAACT CCATTAATGAAGAcccagaggaagaagaggaagatgaaGACCAGGACTACAGCTTTCCCATATCTTCCATTCTAGAGTGGTAA
- the FST gene encoding follistatin isoform X2: protein MLNRRIHPGMLLLLMFLCHFMDDHTVQAGNCWLRQAKNGRCQVLYKTDLSKEECCKTGRLTTSWTEEDVNDNTLFKWMIFNGGAPNCIPCKETCENVDCGPGKKCKMNKKNKPRCVCAPDCSNITWKGPVCGLDGKTYRNECALLKARCKEQPELEVQYQGKCKKTCRDVLCPGSSTCVVDQTNNAYCVTCNRICPEPTSPEQYLCGNDGITYASACHLRKATCLLGRSIGLAYEGKCIKAKSCEDIQCSAGKKCLWDFKVGRGRCALCDELCPESKSDEAVCASDNTTYPSECAMKEAACSMGVLLEVKHSGSCN from the exons ATGTTAAATCGGAGAATCCACCCGGGCATGCTCTTACTCCTGATGTTTCTGTGCCACTTCATGGACGATCACACAGTGCAGG CTGGGAATTGTTGGCTCCGGCAGGCGAAGAACGGCCGCTGCCAGGTCCTCTACAAAACTGATCTCAGCAAGGAGGAGTGCTGCAAGACGGGTCGCCTGACGACTTCGTGGACAGAAGAAGACGTCAACGACAACACGCTTTTTAAGTGGATGATTTTTAATGGGGGAGCCCCAAACTGCATCCCATGCAaag AAACATGTGAGAACGTGGACTGTGGACCTGGGAAGAAATGTAAAATGAACAAGAAGAACAAACCTCGGTGTGTTTGTGCTCCGGATTGCTCTAATATCACTTGGAAGGGCCCCGTGTGTGGCTTAGATGGGAAAACCTACAGGAACGAGTGTGCCCTTCTCAAAGCCAGATGTAAAGAACAGCCCGAACTTGAAGTCCAGTATCAGGGCAAATGCAAAA AGACCTGTAGGGATGTTTTATGTCCAGGCAGCTCCACCTGTGTGGTTGATCAAACTAATAACGCCTACTGTGTGACATGTAATCGAATTTGCCCAGAGCCTACCTCCCCTGAACAGTATCTCTGCGGGAATGACGGCATAACTTACGCTAGTGCCTGCCACCTGAGAAAAGCCACCTGCCTACTGGGCAGATCCATTGGATTAGCCTACGAAGGAAAATGCATCA AAGCAAAATCCTGTGAAGATATTCAGTGCAGTGCTGGGAAGAAATGCTTGTGGGATTTTAAGGTTGGCAGAGGTCGGTGTGCCCTCTGTGATGAGCTATGCCCTGAAAGCAAGTCAGACGAGGCAGTCTGTGCCAGCGATAACACTACTTATCCAAGCGAGTGTGCCATGAAAGAGGCAGCCTGCTCCATGGGCGTGCTTCTAGAAGTAAAGCACTCCGGATCTTGCAACT GA